In Streptomyces sp. NBC_01717, one DNA window encodes the following:
- a CDS encoding TetR/AcrR family transcriptional regulator, translated as MGHREDLLEGAKRCLLEKGYARTTARDIVAASGTNLASIGYHYGSKEALLNLAFLKVTEEWGELLTKQPDDAGRGDGSAQAPLDQFRDVWERVIGSYERTRAVWQLQMEVVSRVDSDPELQKALAGPQREGRNGLAENMLGIDPETDPERARVAGLFCQALLAGVMVQWMMDRDSAPSAQDLTDGLKAVLEGRVS; from the coding sequence ATGGGACACCGTGAGGATCTGCTCGAAGGCGCCAAGCGCTGCCTGCTGGAGAAGGGGTACGCCCGGACGACGGCCCGCGACATCGTTGCGGCCTCCGGCACCAACCTCGCCTCCATCGGTTACCACTACGGCTCCAAGGAGGCCCTGCTCAATCTCGCCTTCCTCAAGGTGACGGAGGAGTGGGGCGAGTTGCTCACCAAGCAGCCGGATGACGCCGGGCGCGGCGACGGTTCCGCCCAGGCGCCTCTCGACCAGTTCCGCGACGTCTGGGAGCGGGTGATCGGCAGCTACGAACGGACACGTGCCGTCTGGCAACTCCAGATGGAGGTCGTGTCCCGGGTCGACTCCGACCCCGAGCTGCAGAAGGCTCTGGCGGGCCCGCAGCGCGAAGGCCGGAACGGGCTCGCCGAGAACATGCTGGGCATCGACCCGGAGACCGACCCGGAGCGGGCGCGGGTCGCCGGGCTGTTCTGCCAGGCGCTGCTGGCAGGTGTGATGGTGCAGTGGATGATGGACCGCGACTCGGCGCCATCGGCGCAGGACCTGACGGACGGGCTGAAGGCGGTGCTCGAGGGACGGGTGTCGTAG
- the ilvN gene encoding acetolactate synthase small subunit, translating to MSTKHTLSVLVENKPGVLARITALFSRRGFNIDSLAVGTTEHPDISRITIVVGVEDLPLEQVTKQLNKLINVLKIVELEPSAAIQRELVLVKVRADNETRSQIVEIVKLFRAKTVDVSPDAVTIEATGGADKLEAMLKMLEQYGIKELVQSGTIAIGRGARSITDRSLRALDRTA from the coding sequence ATGTCCACCAAGCACACGCTCTCCGTCCTGGTCGAGAACAAGCCCGGTGTCCTCGCCCGGATCACGGCCCTGTTCTCCCGACGCGGCTTCAACATCGACTCGCTCGCGGTCGGTACCACCGAGCACCCCGACATCTCGCGCATCACCATCGTCGTGGGGGTCGAGGACCTGCCCCTCGAGCAGGTCACCAAGCAGCTCAACAAGCTGATCAACGTACTGAAGATCGTCGAACTCGAGCCGTCCGCTGCGATCCAGCGTGAGCTCGTCCTGGTGAAGGTCCGCGCCGACAACGAGACCCGCTCCCAGATCGTCGAGATCGTCAAGCTGTTCCGCGCCAAGACCGTGGACGTCTCCCCGGACGCCGTCACGATCGAGGCGACCGGCGGCGCCGACAAGCTGGAGGCCATGCTCAAGATGCTGGAGCAGTACGGCATCAAGGAGCTCGTCCAGTCCGGCACCATCGCCATAGGGCGCGGCGCGCGCTCGATCACCGACCGTTCGCTGCGCGCCCTCGACCGTACGGCCTAG
- a CDS encoding 2-hydroxyacid dehydrogenase — protein sequence MTSTTTPDVWLPIPAEEIEGLPEGLNYRLWDGEQDFPADPADCAFYVVPYMKGPEIAVRPLAGMRAVQVVQTLSAGIDHVQPGLGRLSAGVRLCNAKGVHEASTAELALALVLASLRGFPGFVHGQDKEEWRAGFYPALADKSVLIVGYGSIGAAIEDRLAPFECARVARVARSARTTARGPVHTLDDLPALLHEADIVILSTPLNPSTQGLVSADFLAAMPDGALLVNVARGGVVDTKALLSELESGRLRAALDVTDPEPLPAGHPLWHAPNVLITPHVGGSTSAFLPRAKRLLAGQLTRFAAGEPVQNVVLTTD from the coding sequence ATGACTTCTACGACGACTCCCGATGTATGGCTGCCGATTCCGGCCGAAGAGATCGAAGGGCTCCCCGAGGGTCTCAACTACCGTCTCTGGGACGGCGAGCAGGACTTCCCCGCCGACCCCGCGGACTGCGCCTTCTATGTCGTTCCCTACATGAAGGGGCCGGAGATCGCGGTCCGCCCGCTCGCCGGTATGAGGGCGGTCCAGGTCGTCCAGACGCTCTCGGCGGGCATCGACCATGTCCAGCCGGGGCTCGGCAGGCTGTCCGCCGGGGTGCGGCTGTGCAATGCCAAGGGGGTTCACGAGGCCTCGACGGCGGAGCTCGCCCTCGCTCTGGTCCTCGCCTCGCTGCGCGGCTTCCCCGGGTTCGTCCACGGTCAGGACAAGGAGGAGTGGCGGGCAGGTTTCTACCCGGCGCTCGCCGACAAGTCCGTTCTGATCGTGGGGTACGGATCGATCGGCGCCGCCATCGAGGACCGGCTCGCGCCCTTCGAGTGTGCGCGGGTGGCGCGCGTCGCGCGCTCCGCGCGGACAACAGCACGCGGCCCCGTACACACACTCGACGACCTGCCGGCACTGCTGCACGAAGCCGACATCGTCATTCTGTCCACCCCGCTGAACCCTTCCACGCAAGGGCTGGTGAGCGCCGACTTCCTCGCCGCGATGCCGGACGGCGCGCTGCTCGTGAACGTCGCCCGGGGCGGAGTCGTGGACACCAAGGCCCTGCTGTCCGAACTCGAGTCCGGGCGGCTGCGCGCGGCACTCGATGTCACCGATCCGGAACCGCTGCCCGCCGGCCACCCCCTCTGGCATGCTCCGAACGTCCTGATCACTCCGCATGTGGGCGGCAGCACCTCGGCGTTCCTGCCGCGCGCCAAGCGACTGCTGGCCGGACAGCTCACCCGGTTCGCCGCGGGGGAGCCGGTGCAGAACGTCGTGCTCACCACCGACTGA
- the serA gene encoding phosphoglycerate dehydrogenase: protein MSSKPVVLIAEELSPATVDALGPDFDIRHCNGADRAELLPAIADVDAILVRSATKVDAEAVAAAKKLKVVARAGVGLDNVDVSAATKAGVMVVNAPTSNIVTAAELACGLLVATARNIPQANTALKNGEWKRSKYTGVELSEKTLGVVGLGRIGVLVAQRMSAFGMKIVAYDPYVQPARAAQMGVKLLTLDELLEVSDFITVHLPKTPETLGLIGDEALHKVKPSVRIVNAARGGIVDEEALASALKEGRVAGAGLDVYAKEPCTDSPLFQFDQVVCTPHLGASTDEAQEKAGIAVAKSVRLALAGELVPDAVNVQGGVIAEDVRPGLPLAEKLGRIFTALAGEVAARLDVEVYGEITQHDVKVLELSALKGVFEDVVDETVSYVNAPLFAQERGVEVRLTTSSESPDHRNVVTVRGTLASGEEVAVSGTLAGPKHLQKIVAIGEHDVDLALADHMVVLRYEDRPGVVGAVGKILGEAGLNIAGMQVSRAAAGGEALVVLTVDDDVPAAVLSEIAEEIGAASARSVNLTD, encoded by the coding sequence GTGAGCTCGAAACCTGTCGTACTCATCGCTGAAGAGCTGTCGCCTGCCACGGTTGACGCCCTGGGGCCGGATTTCGACATCCGGCACTGCAACGGCGCGGACCGCGCCGAACTCCTCCCCGCGATCGCCGATGTCGACGCCATCCTGGTGCGTTCCGCCACCAAGGTCGATGCCGAGGCCGTCGCCGCCGCGAAGAAGCTGAAGGTCGTCGCCCGCGCGGGCGTCGGTCTGGACAACGTCGACGTGTCCGCGGCCACCAAGGCCGGCGTGATGGTCGTCAACGCCCCGACGTCCAACATCGTCACCGCCGCCGAGCTGGCCTGCGGTCTGCTCGTCGCCACCGCGCGCAACATCCCGCAGGCCAACACCGCCCTCAAGAACGGCGAGTGGAAGCGCTCCAAGTACACCGGCGTCGAGCTGAGCGAGAAGACCCTCGGTGTCGTCGGCCTCGGCCGCATCGGCGTGCTGGTCGCGCAGCGCATGTCGGCCTTCGGCATGAAGATCGTCGCGTACGACCCCTATGTGCAGCCGGCCCGCGCCGCGCAGATGGGCGTCAAGCTCCTCACGCTGGACGAGCTGCTGGAAGTCTCCGACTTCATCACCGTGCACCTGCCGAAGACCCCCGAGACGCTCGGTCTGATCGGCGACGAGGCGCTGCACAAGGTGAAGCCCTCGGTGCGGATCGTCAACGCCGCTCGCGGTGGCATCGTCGACGAGGAGGCGCTCGCCTCCGCCCTCAAGGAGGGCCGCGTCGCCGGCGCCGGTCTCGACGTGTACGCGAAGGAGCCCTGCACGGACTCCCCGCTGTTCCAGTTCGACCAGGTCGTCTGCACCCCGCACCTCGGCGCCTCCACCGACGAGGCGCAGGAGAAGGCGGGCATCGCGGTCGCCAAGTCCGTCCGCCTCGCGCTCGCCGGTGAACTCGTGCCGGACGCGGTCAACGTGCAGGGCGGCGTCATCGCCGAGGACGTACGTCCTGGCCTGCCGCTCGCCGAGAAGCTCGGCCGGATCTTCACCGCGCTCGCGGGCGAGGTCGCGGCCCGCCTCGATGTCGAGGTGTACGGCGAGATCACCCAGCACGACGTCAAGGTGCTCGAACTCTCCGCGCTCAAGGGCGTCTTCGAGGACGTCGTCGACGAGACGGTGTCCTACGTCAACGCCCCGCTCTTCGCGCAGGAGCGCGGTGTCGAGGTCCGCCTCACCACCAGCTCCGAGTCGCCGGACCACCGCAATGTGGTGACGGTCCGCGGCACGCTGGCGAGCGGCGAGGAGGTCGCGGTCTCCGGCACGCTGGCCGGCCCCAAGCACCTCCAGAAGATCGTCGCGATCGGCGAGCACGATGTGGACCTGGCGCTCGCCGACCACATGGTCGTCCTGCGGTACGAGGACCGTCCCGGTGTCGTCGGCGCGGTCGGCAAGATTCTCGGCGAGGCCGGTCTCAACATCGCCGGCATGCAGGTCTCGCGGGCGGCCGCCGGCGGCGAGGCGCTGGTCGTCCTCACCGTCGACGACGACGTCCCGGCTGCGGTCCTGAGCGAGATCGCCGAGGAGATCGGCGCTGCCTCGGCCCGCTCGGTGAACCTCACGGACTGA
- a CDS encoding putative bifunctional diguanylate cyclase/phosphodiesterase yields the protein MSAPASALGAFFSRQSTVGGASGAVSQILLGLVCGGYAVGAAFGWGSSELALVMGDFGLSAAALIAAVSCFLYARFACDRFRPAWLLFSLSSLMAAGGNAVWGWYEVVLGVDVPSPSPADVFFLCFAPPAIVGLLVLAKRPVTRAGWVCLVLDSWLIGGSLLTLSWSLALAHTAHLADAEGASVARAALSLAYPLLDIVLVSMVLALHFRRANVNRSAVNTAIAALALTVLCDALFTSPLLRQTYHSGQLLDAGWFAGSLLLAYAPWGANRPGDNAVEQRPAPRTTSRPIAGSLAALTPYLAAAVCTLGILYNVIEGRRVDRVVVFTGCMVVLALVVRQGIMLVDNIALTQELAQKENHFRSLVQGSSDVIMIAAPTGVLRYVSPAAAGVYGREADDLIGAELASIIHPEDLGRVVHEVRRFLAAPPSEEPTTRIECRFRSGTGDWLNVESTVNRHQGGLILNSRDVTERVRLQAQLQHNAEHDPLTDLPNRALFTERVRQALGGRRSGDPGTAVLFIDLDGFKAVNDRLGHQAGDELLVQAARRLQESVRAGDTAARLGGDEFAALILGDGAHDQGARECQVHEIADRLRLALSQPYRIGGGEVRVAASIGVAFAESAITPTDLMRNADLAMYRAKAAGKDRVELYAPQMQAEVVRRSELAARLRTALRDGEFALLHQPVVHLATGTVAAVAAQARWRSAQGILFTPAEFLRVAEDSDRTAELGRWLLEEAVEQAADRARAGHQVAVAVRLSARRLLDRAMPFGSVEALLTRHGLPSGALMIEVSDNDPRVSFDELEQRLVGLRRLGVRIALDGFGSGYAAINALRRLPIDVLKLDRGLVEGVVESARLHKITSGLLRIACDLGLQSVADGVDVPEQVLALRAMGCTHGQGMAFSGPLDEYRLRRTLVRGEFPVPGGPAAQPVLTGGSIPLLSGPHSEMPIPPT from the coding sequence GTGAGCGCCCCGGCGAGCGCTCTCGGGGCGTTCTTCTCCCGACAGTCGACCGTCGGAGGGGCATCCGGGGCGGTCTCACAGATCCTTCTCGGCCTGGTCTGCGGCGGTTACGCCGTGGGGGCGGCCTTCGGCTGGGGCTCGTCCGAGCTGGCCCTCGTCATGGGTGACTTCGGCCTCAGTGCCGCTGCCCTGATCGCGGCCGTCTCCTGCTTCCTCTACGCGCGCTTCGCTTGCGACCGGTTCCGGCCCGCCTGGCTGCTGTTCTCGCTCTCCTCGCTGATGGCCGCCGGGGGGAACGCCGTCTGGGGCTGGTACGAAGTCGTGCTCGGTGTCGATGTGCCCAGCCCGTCGCCGGCCGACGTCTTCTTCCTCTGCTTCGCGCCGCCCGCCATCGTCGGACTGCTCGTCCTCGCCAAGCGCCCTGTCACCAGGGCCGGTTGGGTCTGTCTGGTGCTGGACTCCTGGCTGATCGGCGGATCGCTCCTCACGCTCTCCTGGAGCCTGGCGCTCGCCCACACGGCGCATCTCGCCGACGCCGAGGGGGCGAGCGTGGCCCGCGCGGCGCTCTCGCTGGCCTATCCGCTGCTGGACATCGTGCTGGTCTCCATGGTGCTCGCCCTGCACTTCCGGCGGGCCAACGTCAACCGCTCCGCGGTGAACACGGCCATCGCCGCCCTCGCTCTGACGGTCCTCTGCGACGCGCTGTTCACCTCGCCGCTGCTCCGCCAGACCTACCACTCCGGCCAGTTGCTGGACGCCGGCTGGTTCGCCGGTTCGCTGCTCCTCGCGTACGCCCCCTGGGGTGCGAACCGGCCAGGAGACAACGCTGTCGAGCAGCGCCCGGCCCCGCGCACCACCAGCCGGCCGATCGCCGGTTCACTGGCCGCGCTGACGCCGTATCTCGCCGCGGCCGTCTGCACCCTCGGCATCCTCTACAACGTCATCGAGGGCCGCCGGGTCGACCGCGTCGTGGTCTTCACCGGCTGCATGGTGGTGCTCGCCCTGGTCGTACGGCAGGGCATCATGCTCGTCGACAACATCGCGCTCACCCAGGAGCTGGCGCAGAAGGAGAACCACTTCCGCTCCCTGGTCCAGGGGTCCAGTGACGTCATCATGATCGCCGCCCCCACCGGCGTACTCCGGTACGTCAGCCCTGCCGCCGCCGGTGTCTACGGGCGGGAGGCCGACGATCTCATCGGCGCCGAGCTCGCCTCGATCATCCATCCCGAGGACCTGGGGCGCGTGGTCCACGAAGTACGGCGGTTTCTGGCCGCGCCGCCCAGCGAGGAACCCACCACCCGGATCGAGTGCCGGTTCCGATCCGGCACCGGAGACTGGCTCAACGTCGAGTCCACCGTCAACCGCCACCAGGGCGGGCTGATCCTCAACAGCCGGGACGTGACCGAACGGGTCAGGCTGCAGGCCCAGTTGCAGCACAACGCCGAGCACGACCCGCTCACCGACCTGCCCAACCGCGCCCTGTTCACCGAGCGGGTCCGCCAGGCTCTCGGCGGCCGCCGCTCCGGTGACCCCGGCACCGCGGTGCTCTTCATCGACCTCGACGGCTTCAAGGCGGTCAACGACCGTCTCGGCCACCAGGCTGGCGACGAGCTGCTCGTCCAGGCCGCTCGCCGCCTCCAGGAGTCCGTGCGGGCCGGGGACACCGCGGCCCGCCTCGGCGGCGACGAGTTCGCGGCGCTCATTCTCGGAGACGGCGCGCACGACCAGGGCGCCCGGGAGTGCCAGGTCCACGAGATCGCCGACCGGCTGCGCCTCGCGCTCTCCCAGCCGTACCGGATCGGCGGCGGCGAGGTCCGCGTCGCCGCTTCCATCGGGGTCGCCTTCGCCGAGTCCGCCATCACCCCCACCGACCTCATGCGCAACGCCGACCTGGCCATGTATCGCGCCAAGGCGGCCGGCAAGGACCGCGTCGAGCTGTACGCTCCGCAGATGCAGGCCGAAGTGGTACGCCGATCCGAGCTGGCGGCCCGGCTGCGCACCGCCCTGCGGGACGGCGAGTTCGCCCTGCTCCACCAGCCCGTGGTCCATCTCGCCACCGGCACCGTCGCCGCCGTCGCCGCACAGGCCCGCTGGCGCTCCGCGCAGGGAATCCTGTTCACCCCCGCCGAGTTCCTCCGCGTCGCCGAGGACAGCGACCGCACCGCGGAGCTCGGCCGCTGGCTCCTCGAAGAGGCCGTCGAGCAGGCCGCCGACCGGGCCAGGGCCGGGCACCAGGTCGCCGTGGCCGTCCGGCTGTCCGCCCGCAGGCTGCTGGACAGGGCGATGCCGTTCGGCTCCGTCGAGGCGCTTCTCACCCGGCACGGCCTGCCCTCGGGGGCGCTGATGATCGAGGTCTCCGACAACGACCCCCGGGTCTCCTTCGACGAGCTCGAACAGCGTCTCGTCGGGCTGCGCCGGCTCGGCGTGCGGATCGCGCTCGACGGCTTCGGCAGCGGCTACGCCGCGATCAACGCGCTGCGCCGGCTCCCCATCGACGTACTGAAACTGGACCGTGGTCTCGTCGAGGGCGTCGTGGAATCGGCCCGCCTGCACAAGATCACCAGTGGGCTGCTGAGGATCGCCTGCGACCTCGGCCTGCAGTCGGTGGCCGACGGGGTCGACGTGCCGGAACAGGTCCTCGCGCTGCGCGCCATGGGCTGTACGCACGGCCAGGGGATGGCCTTCTCCGGGCCGCTGGACGAGTACCGTCTGCGCCGCACGCTGGTGCGCGGCGAGTTCCCGGTGCCTGGCGGCCCCGCTGCTCAGCCCGTCCTGACGGGCGGCTCGATTCCGCTGCTCAGCGGACCACATTCTGAGATGCCTATCCCACCTACTTGA
- a CDS encoding acetolactate synthase large subunit — protein MPMTEQATGAHHPQPRARNGGSSSATVEHVTGAQSLIRSLEEVGADTVFGIPGGAILPAYDPMMDSTRVRHVLVRHEQGAGHAATGYAQATGKVGVCMATSGPGATNLVTPIADAHMDSVPLVAITGQVASKAIGTDAFQEADICGITMPVTKHNFLVTRAEDIPHTIAEAFHIASTGRPGPVLVDIAKDALQAQTTFSWPPTQDLPGYRPVTKPHAKQIREAAKLITQAKRPVLYVGGGVMKAGATAELKVLAELTGAPVTTTLMALGSFPDSHPLHVGMPGMHGSVTAVTALQKADLIVALGARFDDRVTGKLDSFAPYAKIVHADIDPAEIGKNRTADVPIVGDAREVIADLVQAVQAEHTEGHTGDYAAWWKDLNRWRDTYPVGYDLPEDGSLSPQQVIQRIGELAPKNTIFAAGVGQHQMWASHFIQYEQPATWLNSGGAGTMGYAVPAAMGAKAGMPDRTVWAIDGDGCFQMTNQELTTCALNNIPIKVAIINNGALGMVRQWQTLFYNQRYSHTVLHSGADTEGAPAKGTRVPDFVKLSEAMGCYAIRCEDPADLDKVIAEANAINDRPVVIDFIVHEDAMVWPMVAAGTSNDEVMAARGVRPDFGDNEDD, from the coding sequence ATGCCGATGACCGAGCAGGCCACCGGGGCCCATCATCCCCAGCCGCGGGCCCGTAACGGCGGATCGTCCTCCGCCACCGTTGAGCACGTCACGGGTGCGCAGTCCCTCATCCGGTCTCTTGAGGAGGTGGGGGCCGACACGGTATTCGGCATTCCCGGCGGCGCCATCCTTCCGGCGTACGACCCGATGATGGACTCCACGCGGGTCCGTCATGTGCTGGTCCGTCACGAGCAGGGTGCCGGACACGCCGCCACCGGCTACGCGCAGGCCACCGGCAAGGTCGGTGTCTGCATGGCCACTTCCGGCCCGGGCGCCACCAACCTGGTCACCCCGATCGCCGACGCGCACATGGACTCCGTCCCGCTGGTCGCGATCACCGGCCAGGTCGCCTCCAAGGCGATCGGCACGGACGCCTTCCAGGAAGCCGACATCTGCGGCATCACGATGCCGGTCACCAAGCACAACTTCCTGGTCACCCGGGCCGAGGACATTCCGCACACGATCGCCGAGGCCTTCCACATCGCCTCCACCGGCCGTCCGGGTCCCGTCCTCGTCGACATCGCCAAGGACGCCCTGCAGGCGCAGACCACGTTCAGCTGGCCGCCGACCCAGGACCTGCCCGGCTACCGTCCGGTCACCAAGCCGCACGCCAAGCAGATCCGTGAGGCCGCCAAGCTCATCACCCAGGCCAAGCGGCCGGTGCTGTACGTCGGCGGCGGTGTCATGAAGGCCGGGGCGACCGCCGAGCTGAAGGTCCTCGCCGAGCTCACCGGAGCGCCCGTCACCACCACCCTGATGGCGCTCGGTTCGTTCCCCGACAGCCACCCGCTGCACGTGGGAATGCCGGGCATGCACGGTTCGGTCACCGCCGTCACCGCGCTGCAGAAGGCCGACCTGATCGTCGCCCTCGGAGCCCGCTTCGACGACCGCGTCACCGGCAAGCTGGACAGCTTCGCCCCGTACGCCAAGATCGTCCACGCCGACATCGACCCGGCGGAGATCGGCAAGAACCGCACCGCCGACGTGCCGATCGTCGGTGACGCCCGCGAGGTCATCGCCGACCTCGTCCAGGCTGTCCAGGCCGAGCACACCGAGGGACACACCGGCGACTACGCCGCCTGGTGGAAGGACCTCAACCGCTGGCGCGACACCTACCCCGTCGGCTACGACCTCCCCGAGGACGGCAGCCTCTCCCCGCAGCAGGTCATCCAGCGCATCGGTGAGCTCGCCCCCAAGAACACGATCTTCGCGGCAGGCGTCGGCCAGCACCAGATGTGGGCCTCGCACTTCATCCAGTACGAGCAGCCCGCCACCTGGCTGAACTCCGGCGGCGCCGGAACGATGGGTTACGCGGTCCCGGCCGCGATGGGCGCCAAGGCCGGCATGCCGGACCGTACGGTCTGGGCGATCGACGGCGACGGCTGCTTCCAGATGACCAATCAGGAACTCACCACCTGCGCGCTCAACAACATCCCGATCAAGGTCGCGATCATCAACAACGGCGCGCTCGGGATGGTCCGCCAGTGGCAGACCCTGTTCTACAACCAGCGGTACTCCCACACCGTGCTGCACTCGGGCGCCGACACCGAGGGCGCCCCGGCGAAGGGCACCCGCGTGCCGGACTTCGTCAAGCTGTCCGAGGCCATGGGCTGCTACGCGATCCGCTGCGAGGACCCGGCCGATCTGGACAAGGTCATCGCGGAGGCCAACGCGATCAACGACCGCCCGGTCGTCATCGACTTCATCGTCCACGAGGACGCCATGGTGTGGCCGATGGTCGCCGCCGGCACCTCCAACGACGAGGTCATGGCCGCCCGTGGCGTCCGCCCCGACTTCGGCGACAACGAAGACGACTGA
- a CDS encoding aldo/keto reductase: MGAVGLGCMPMSWAYSASQQHGDRALRTVHAALDAGVQLLDTADMYGPFTNELLIGRALKGRRADAFVSTKCGLLVGDQHIVANGRPGYVRRACDASLRRLQTDVIDLYQLHRADPEVPVEETWGAMAELVTAGKVRALGLSAVGARASRRPGARMHDGTIRQLERVQQVFPVSAVQAEISVWSPEALDTLLPWCEARGVGMLAAMPLGNGYLTGTLTPGQGFEPDDLRARHPRFTAEMMAANQPVVVGLRRIAERHGATPAQVALAWVLRQGPHVVPVPGTKRERWAVENAGAAALELTAQDLAEIARLPRALGSWD, translated from the coding sequence GTGGGTGCGGTCGGGCTCGGCTGCATGCCGATGAGCTGGGCGTACAGCGCGTCCCAGCAGCACGGTGACCGTGCGTTGCGGACGGTGCACGCCGCGCTCGACGCGGGCGTCCAGCTGCTCGATACGGCGGACATGTACGGCCCCTTCACCAACGAGCTGCTGATCGGGAGGGCCCTCAAGGGGCGCCGCGCCGATGCCTTCGTCTCCACCAAGTGCGGGCTGCTGGTGGGCGATCAGCACATCGTGGCCAACGGCCGTCCCGGCTATGTGCGCCGGGCCTGTGACGCCTCGCTGCGGCGGCTGCAGACCGACGTGATCGATCTGTACCAGCTGCACCGGGCCGATCCCGAGGTGCCGGTGGAGGAGACCTGGGGCGCGATGGCGGAGCTGGTCACCGCCGGGAAGGTGCGGGCGCTGGGGCTGAGCGCGGTCGGGGCGCGGGCCTCGCGCCGGCCGGGAGCGCGGATGCACGACGGAACGATTCGCCAGCTGGAGCGGGTGCAGCAGGTCTTTCCGGTGAGCGCGGTCCAGGCGGAGATTTCGGTGTGGTCGCCGGAGGCCCTCGACACGCTGCTGCCGTGGTGCGAGGCGCGGGGTGTGGGGATGCTGGCGGCGATGCCGCTGGGCAACGGCTACCTGACGGGCACGCTGACGCCGGGCCAGGGCTTCGAGCCGGACGATCTACGGGCCCGGCATCCGCGGTTCACGGCCGAGATGATGGCGGCGAACCAGCCCGTGGTGGTGGGGCTGCGGCGGATCGCCGAACGGCACGGGGCGACTCCGGCACAGGTGGCGCTGGCGTGGGTGCTGCGCCAGGGCCCGCATGTGGTGCCGGTGCCGGGCACGAAGCGGGAGCGGTGGGCGGTGGAGAACGCGGGGGCGGCCGCGCTGGAGCTGACGGCACAGGACCTGGCTGAGATCGCGCGGCTGCCGCGGGCGCTGGGATCGTGGGACTGA
- the ilvC gene encoding ketol-acid reductoisomerase: protein MAELFYDDDADLSIIQGRKVAVIGYGSQGHAHALSLRDSGVDVRVGLHEGSKSKAKAEEQGLRVVTPAEAAAEADVIMILVPDPIQAQVYEESIKDNLKDGDALFFGHGLNIRFDFIKPPANVDVCMVAPKGPGHLVRRQYEEGRGVPCIVAVEQDATGNGLALALSYAKGIGGTRAGVIKTTFTEETETDLFGEQAVLCGGTAALVKAGFETLTEAGYQPEIAYFECLHELKLIVDLMYEGGLEKMRWSISETAEWGDYVTGPRIITDATKAEMKKVLAEIQDGTFAKNWMAEYHNGLPKYNEYKKADSDHLLETTGRELRKLMSWVNDEDA from the coding sequence GTGGCCGAGCTGTTCTACGACGACGATGCCGACCTGTCCATCATCCAGGGCCGCAAGGTCGCGGTCATCGGCTACGGCAGCCAGGGCCACGCCCACGCGCTGTCGCTGCGTGACTCGGGTGTCGACGTCCGTGTCGGTCTGCACGAGGGCTCCAAGTCCAAGGCCAAGGCCGAGGAGCAGGGCCTGCGCGTGGTGACCCCGGCGGAGGCCGCCGCCGAGGCCGACGTCATCATGATCCTCGTCCCGGACCCGATCCAGGCCCAGGTCTACGAGGAGTCCATCAAGGACAACCTCAAGGACGGCGACGCGCTGTTCTTCGGCCACGGCCTGAACATCCGGTTCGACTTCATCAAGCCGCCGGCCAACGTCGACGTCTGCATGGTCGCCCCGAAGGGCCCGGGTCACCTGGTCCGCCGTCAGTACGAGGAGGGCCGCGGCGTTCCGTGCATCGTGGCCGTCGAGCAGGACGCCACGGGCAACGGCCTGGCGCTCGCCCTGTCGTACGCGAAGGGCATCGGTGGCACCCGCGCCGGCGTCATCAAGACGACCTTCACCGAGGAGACCGAGACCGACCTGTTCGGTGAGCAGGCCGTCCTCTGCGGTGGCACCGCCGCTCTGGTCAAGGCCGGTTTCGAGACGCTGACCGAGGCCGGATACCAGCCGGAGATCGCCTACTTCGAGTGCCTCCACGAGCTGAAGCTCATCGTCGACCTGATGTACGAGGGCGGCCTGGAGAAGATGCGCTGGTCGATCTCGGAGACCGCCGAGTGGGGCGACTACGTCACCGGACCGCGAATCATCACGGATGCCACCAAGGCCGAGATGAAGAAGGTCCTCGCCGAGATCCAGGACGGCACCTTCGCCAAGAACTGGATGGCCGAGTACCACAACGGTCTGCCCAAGTACAACGAGTACAAGAAGGCCGACAGCGACCACCTGCTGGAGACCACCGGCCGTGAGCTGCGCAAGCTCATGAGCTGGGTGAACGACGAGGACGCGTAA